A stretch of Schaalia odontolytica DNA encodes these proteins:
- a CDS encoding YjdF family protein has protein sequence MKTESTLYFDGQFWVGVIERHEADRFRAVRIVFGAQPSDAEFYEFLLAHANALLCRLDEVAWASDMAQRQATHHNPKRAQRQASHLARRALPSTASQAAIQAERERMARERASTTKQKKREKAEEKRRLARLKAKARHRGH, from the coding sequence ATGAAGACGGAGTCCACACTATATTTCGATGGTCAGTTCTGGGTCGGTGTCATTGAGCGCCACGAGGCCGACCGTTTTCGCGCCGTTAGAATCGTGTTCGGCGCACAGCCCTCAGACGCGGAGTTCTACGAGTTCCTTCTCGCTCACGCTAACGCTCTCCTGTGCCGCCTCGACGAGGTCGCTTGGGCTTCCGATATGGCCCAACGTCAGGCGACGCACCACAACCCCAAGCGCGCACAGCGCCAAGCTTCCCACCTCGCCCGCCGTGCGCTTCCTTCCACTGCATCACAGGCAGCGATTCAAGCAGAACGCGAACGCATGGCACGAGAACGAGCTTCCACGACCAAGCAGAAGAAACGTGAGAAAGCTGAAGAGAAACGCCGCCTCGCCCGCCTGAAAGCGAAAGCTCGCCACCGCGGCCACTAA
- a CDS encoding ATP-binding cassette domain-containing protein: protein MSTIVFSHVFFSYGTLPVLTNVSFTCGPADRLVVVGPNGIGKSTLLALAAGRLQPDSGTIAGPTLSAPQLVPPIHWPAAMRSAPGAPLASRPPLAGDRESRTVAQLIDAATSGTRGLAARFDFLTEHLARDPSPGDEAEYDRVLAAMIARDAWTIDTRLEQTLEALDLGGLDCSRPLASLSPGQCARLRLALTLVDRPEALVLDEPTNHLDTDGREHLAHTIDNWQGPVLMTSHDRAFIERTATALLDLDPTPWRAVAISKGEPADFGAYRVGGSYSDYLRDKAAARSRHTAIHADQQAEKRRLVSHQRDSTVVGHARFKPRTEIRMAQKYYADRAQTVSKRRINDDSRRLSVLAAHEVPKPRYDQGEFSFPHPIRTTTGGTSPHPHAMGIALAVRGASVEGRLAPTSFEARYGEHLLVAGPNGSGKTTLLEWIARGAPSGAHGCIDAASGVVLVPQVLPRPGDPLIPENAWYLGIGEAGKGFVPPAAWNRPLGELSAGNQRRAQLAFAARADAQILVIDEPTNYLDLNALESLEEAMREWEGTLVISTHDEWLITRWWGRLHRLDERR from the coding sequence ATGTCCACGATTGTCTTTTCCCACGTCTTCTTTTCCTACGGCACGCTGCCCGTCCTCACTAACGTCTCCTTCACGTGTGGGCCCGCCGACCGCCTCGTAGTTGTCGGCCCGAACGGGATCGGCAAGTCAACACTGCTGGCCCTCGCAGCGGGCCGACTCCAGCCGGACTCCGGAACGATCGCCGGCCCGACGCTCTCCGCGCCCCAGCTAGTTCCCCCAATTCATTGGCCCGCGGCCATGCGGTCAGCACCGGGAGCCCCTCTGGCGTCCCGTCCTCCGCTCGCGGGGGACAGGGAGTCCCGCACCGTCGCACAGCTCATCGATGCCGCCACGTCAGGCACCCGCGGGCTGGCGGCGCGCTTCGACTTCCTCACCGAGCACCTCGCCCGGGACCCCTCACCGGGCGACGAAGCGGAGTACGACCGCGTCCTAGCGGCGATGATCGCGCGGGACGCGTGGACCATCGACACGCGCCTCGAACAGACCCTGGAGGCCCTCGACCTAGGAGGCCTCGACTGCTCCCGCCCCCTCGCCTCCCTCTCCCCAGGGCAGTGTGCCCGCCTGCGCCTGGCCCTCACCCTCGTTGATCGACCAGAGGCCCTCGTCCTGGACGAACCGACGAACCACCTGGACACTGACGGGCGCGAGCACCTAGCACACACAATCGACAACTGGCAGGGGCCGGTGCTCATGACCAGCCACGACCGGGCCTTCATTGAGCGCACGGCGACGGCGCTGCTCGACCTGGATCCGACACCGTGGCGGGCGGTGGCAATCTCCAAGGGAGAGCCCGCGGACTTCGGGGCGTACAGGGTAGGAGGATCCTACTCGGACTACCTGCGCGACAAGGCCGCCGCACGCTCGCGGCACACCGCGATCCATGCGGATCAGCAGGCAGAGAAACGCCGACTCGTATCTCACCAGCGGGATTCGACGGTGGTGGGGCATGCGCGCTTCAAACCCCGCACCGAGATACGGATGGCGCAGAAGTACTACGCCGACCGCGCCCAAACTGTGTCGAAGAGGCGCATCAACGACGACTCCCGGAGGCTGTCGGTTCTCGCGGCACACGAAGTCCCCAAGCCCCGCTATGACCAGGGCGAGTTCTCTTTCCCCCACCCCATCAGGACCACCACGGGCGGGACATCACCGCACCCACACGCAATGGGTATCGCCCTGGCCGTCCGCGGCGCGTCGGTGGAGGGACGCCTCGCGCCAACCTCCTTCGAGGCGCGCTACGGCGAGCACCTCCTCGTCGCGGGGCCCAACGGGTCGGGCAAGACCACCCTGCTGGAGTGGATCGCACGCGGGGCCCCCAGCGGGGCGCACGGATGCATCGATGCCGCCTCCGGGGTCGTCCTCGTGCCCCAGGTGCTCCCGCGGCCCGGCGACCCCCTCATCCCCGAGAATGCGTGGTACCTGGGCATCGGGGAGGCCGGGAAGGGATTCGTTCCCCCAGCGGCGTGGAACCGGCCGCTCGGTGAGCTCTCCGCGGGAAACCAACGCAGGGCTCAGCTGGCGTTCGCGGCGCGGGCCGACGCTCAGATCCTCGTGATCGATGAGCCCACGAACTACCTGGACCTGAACGCCCTGGAGTCCCTCGAAGAGGCGATGCGCGAGTGGGAGGGAACCCTGGTTATCTCAACGCACGACGAGTGGCTGATCACCCGCTGGTGGGGCCGCCTCCATCGGCTCGACGAGAGACGATAG
- a CDS encoding DUF1266 domain-containing protein, translating to MLQNFLSDIPFPIWFAIGCVIVALAANTFKQAAARSKGAVPAPRDVRKAGKEGEWNKLNEHHTPKLRGKREDMAADPQARLLAPAMVYALCNDEVVNQLKLSDPAGMKGMLDRDWGITDRESLIRQIYSLLRAGHREDFAALRERCARPGWADKEIARLSKTADSSMEDWERRWRIRRFLDNDRGIQALDFAAWDLIRAANLTRAGAGQGWLSEDEAWDTLAVINRALQFSYSSWEETWEAFRVTRWLWAAEGDAQTAANDLHDRNRGEFLVGKNGLWTVIPWNAPYPAPRFILLDALREMGALHLLSSVNWEEASAWEKDLDAQARTRAPMSIGGKPIVN from the coding sequence GTGCTCCAGAATTTCCTCTCCGACATTCCGTTCCCGATCTGGTTCGCGATCGGCTGCGTCATCGTGGCCCTAGCTGCGAATACGTTCAAGCAGGCAGCCGCCCGCTCGAAGGGCGCCGTCCCCGCGCCACGCGACGTGCGCAAGGCAGGCAAGGAAGGCGAGTGGAACAAGCTCAACGAGCACCACACCCCGAAGCTGCGCGGCAAGCGCGAGGACATGGCCGCCGATCCGCAGGCACGCCTGCTGGCTCCCGCCATGGTGTACGCATTGTGCAACGACGAGGTCGTTAACCAGCTGAAGCTGTCGGATCCCGCCGGAATGAAGGGCATGCTCGACCGCGACTGGGGTATCACCGATCGCGAGAGCCTGATCCGCCAGATTTATTCGCTCTTGCGCGCCGGACACCGCGAGGATTTCGCTGCCCTGCGCGAGCGCTGCGCAAGGCCCGGGTGGGCAGACAAGGAGATCGCCCGCCTGAGTAAGACCGCGGACTCGTCGATGGAGGACTGGGAGCGTCGCTGGCGCATCCGCCGTTTCCTGGACAATGACCGCGGCATCCAGGCCCTGGATTTCGCCGCGTGGGACCTCATTCGCGCCGCGAACCTGACGCGCGCGGGTGCCGGCCAGGGCTGGCTGAGCGAGGACGAGGCCTGGGATACCCTCGCGGTCATCAACCGGGCTCTGCAGTTCTCCTACTCCTCGTGGGAGGAGACGTGGGAGGCCTTCCGCGTCACCCGCTGGCTGTGGGCCGCCGAGGGCGATGCGCAGACCGCTGCCAACGACCTACACGACCGTAACCGCGGCGAGTTCCTCGTCGGCAAGAATGGCCTGTGGACCGTGATCCCATGGAACGCCCCCTACCCCGCCCCGCGCTTCATCCTCCTCGACGCACTGCGCGAGATGGGTGCTCTGCACCTGCTGTCTTCCGTCAACTGGGAGGAGGCCTCCGCGTGGGAGAAGGACCTCGATGCACAGGCCCGCACCCGCGCCCCCATGTCCATCGGCGGCAAGCCGATCGTCAATTGA
- the topA gene encoding type I DNA topoisomerase — protein sequence MSATKLVIVESPAKAATIEGYLGPDYHVTASIGHIRDLPQPSELPKDMKKGPFGRFAVNVDDGFKPYYVVNPDKKKKVTELKKLLKECDELYLATDEDREGEAIAWHLLQVLKPKVPVRRMVFHEITKEAIQRALENTRDLDTALVDAQETRRILDRLYGYEVSPLLWRKIRPSLSAGRVQSVATRLVVARERERMAHVSAQYWSIDTAFTSAGQAFGARVSSVDGHSIATGSDFSEKGELSAKAAKAGVLHLDEATARAYAQALSDAPASVIDSVTRKPYRRRPAAPFTTSTLQQEASRKLHWNASSTMRTAQSLYESGYITYMRTDSTALSSQAIHAAREQATQLYGAEAVAESPRLYGTTSKGAQEAHEAIRPAGDHFRTPGEVAGSLSKQQLALYDLIWKRTVASQMADALGYTATIRVLTGIEVDGKRHDVLSSASGTVITSPGFRLAYQEGRDQGRYDAEKNDAEKTLPDVAEGDPATLTEATPDGHETQPPGRYTEATLVKTMEELGIGRPSTYAATIQTIGDRGYVTHRGQYLVPTWLAFSVTRLLEENLANLVDYDFTASMEGDLDRIAAGEENGTEFLTGFFFGPDGTGENGGLRHDVASLGDDIDARAVNSIDLGRGVTLRVGRYGPYMEKADGTRANVPPEVAPDELTDELIDQLFSRAADDGRELGVDPATGHTIIVKDGRYGPYVTEVLPEETEGAEEGAKKTKKAAAKPRTASLFKTMDIATVTLEDALALLSLPREVGTDPASGEVITAQNGRYGPYLKKGTDSRTLASEDQLLTITLDEALAIYAQPKTRGRGTARPPLREFGEDPISGKKVTVKDGRFGPYVTDGETNVTVPRAETVEDLTAERAYELLADKRAKGPAPKRTRKTAAKKTTTKKTSAKKTTAKKTATKKAATKKDS from the coding sequence ATGTCAGCGACGAAGCTCGTGATCGTGGAGTCTCCTGCGAAGGCAGCCACCATCGAGGGATACCTGGGTCCCGACTACCACGTGACCGCCTCCATCGGCCACATCCGCGACCTCCCGCAGCCCTCCGAGCTGCCCAAAGACATGAAGAAGGGGCCGTTTGGTCGCTTTGCCGTCAACGTGGATGATGGCTTTAAGCCCTACTACGTGGTGAACCCGGATAAGAAGAAAAAGGTCACCGAACTCAAGAAGCTCCTCAAGGAGTGCGACGAACTCTATCTGGCAACTGATGAGGACCGCGAGGGTGAGGCCATCGCGTGGCACCTCCTGCAGGTCTTGAAGCCGAAGGTTCCCGTGCGTCGCATGGTGTTCCACGAAATTACGAAAGAAGCGATCCAGCGCGCGCTGGAGAACACGCGCGACCTGGACACCGCCCTCGTGGACGCTCAGGAGACCCGCCGCATCCTCGACCGCCTCTACGGCTACGAGGTCTCGCCCCTCCTGTGGCGCAAGATCCGCCCGTCCCTGTCCGCCGGCCGCGTGCAGTCGGTGGCCACGCGCCTCGTGGTCGCCAGGGAACGTGAGCGCATGGCGCACGTGAGCGCCCAGTACTGGTCGATCGACACGGCGTTCACGTCGGCGGGCCAGGCCTTCGGCGCGCGCGTCTCCTCCGTGGATGGCCACTCGATCGCGACCGGCTCCGACTTTTCCGAGAAGGGCGAGCTGAGCGCGAAGGCGGCCAAGGCCGGCGTCCTCCACCTGGACGAGGCCACGGCCCGCGCCTACGCGCAGGCTCTGTCGGATGCCCCGGCCTCGGTCATCGACTCGGTGACCCGCAAGCCCTACCGTCGCCGCCCGGCAGCCCCCTTCACGACGTCGACCCTCCAGCAGGAGGCGTCGCGCAAGCTGCACTGGAACGCGTCCTCGACGATGCGCACCGCCCAGTCCCTCTACGAGTCCGGTTACATCACCTACATGCGTACCGACTCCACGGCGCTGTCCAGCCAGGCGATCCACGCCGCCCGCGAGCAGGCCACCCAGCTCTACGGGGCCGAGGCTGTGGCCGAGTCCCCGCGCCTGTACGGCACCACGTCCAAGGGCGCCCAGGAGGCGCACGAGGCGATCCGTCCTGCGGGTGATCACTTCCGCACGCCGGGCGAGGTGGCCGGTTCTCTGTCGAAGCAGCAGCTGGCGCTGTACGACCTGATCTGGAAGCGCACGGTTGCCTCGCAGATGGCCGACGCTCTCGGCTACACGGCGACGATCCGCGTGCTCACCGGCATCGAGGTTGACGGTAAGCGCCACGACGTGCTGTCCTCGGCCTCGGGCACGGTCATCACCTCCCCGGGCTTCCGCCTGGCCTACCAGGAGGGCCGCGACCAGGGGCGTTACGACGCGGAAAAGAACGACGCGGAGAAGACCCTCCCGGACGTCGCTGAGGGTGATCCCGCGACGCTGACCGAGGCCACCCCCGACGGCCACGAGACCCAGCCCCCGGGCCGCTACACGGAGGCCACGCTGGTCAAGACCATGGAGGAGCTCGGTATCGGCCGTCCCTCCACCTACGCGGCCACCATCCAGACGATCGGTGACCGCGGGTACGTGACGCACCGCGGCCAGTACCTGGTGCCCACGTGGCTGGCGTTCTCCGTGACGCGCCTGCTCGAGGAGAACCTGGCGAACCTGGTCGACTACGACTTCACGGCCTCGATGGAGGGCGACCTGGACCGTATCGCCGCGGGCGAGGAGAACGGCACGGAGTTCCTGACCGGCTTCTTCTTCGGCCCCGACGGCACGGGTGAGAACGGCGGTCTGCGCCACGACGTCGCCTCCCTGGGCGATGACATCGACGCGCGCGCCGTCAACTCGATCGACCTGGGCCGCGGCGTGACGCTGCGCGTGGGTCGCTACGGCCCCTACATGGAAAAGGCCGACGGGACGCGCGCGAACGTGCCACCGGAGGTCGCTCCCGACGAGCTGACGGATGAGCTGATCGACCAGCTCTTCTCCCGCGCCGCCGACGATGGCCGTGAGCTGGGCGTCGACCCCGCGACCGGTCACACGATCATCGTCAAGGATGGCCGCTACGGCCCCTACGTCACCGAGGTCCTGCCCGAGGAGACTGAGGGCGCCGAGGAAGGCGCGAAGAAGACGAAGAAGGCTGCCGCCAAGCCTCGCACCGCCTCGCTGTTCAAGACCATGGACATCGCGACCGTCACCCTCGAGGACGCCCTGGCGCTGCTGTCCCTGCCGCGCGAGGTAGGCACGGACCCGGCCTCGGGCGAGGTCATCACGGCGCAGAACGGCCGCTACGGCCCCTACCTGAAGAAGGGCACGGACTCGCGCACGCTGGCCTCCGAGGACCAGCTGCTGACCATCACCCTGGACGAGGCCCTGGCCATCTACGCCCAGCCCAAGACGCGCGGCCGCGGCACGGCCCGCCCGCCGCTGCGCGAGTTCGGCGAGGACCCGATCTCGGGCAAGAAGGTCACCGTCAAGGACGGCCGCTTCGGCCCCTACGTGACGGATGGCGAGACCAACGTGACGGTGCCGCGCGCCGAGACGGTGGAGGACCTGACGGCCGAGCGCGCCTACGAGCTGTTGGCAGATAAGCGCGCCAAGGGCCCCGCCCCCAAGCGCACGCGCAAGACGGCCGCGAAGAAGACGACGACCAAGAAGACGAGCGCGAAGAAGACCACCGCGAAGAAGACGGCCACCAAGAAGGCCGCGACGAAGAAGGACAGCTGA
- the tmk gene encoding dTMP kinase, whose product MAARGVFITFEGGDGSGKSTQIQSVRDWFESRGREVIVTREPGGTELGTEIRRLVQNGPEDVDARTEALLYAADRAYHVATVIAPALERGAVVLGDRYIDSSLAYQGAARSLGVDEIASLSAWATRGLYPSLTFLLDLPPEVGARRRTDAPDRMERESMDFHERVRHEYLRLADAEPDRIVVIDAVGTVDEVFSEIRGVLVERFEGGSVTIDEASDSVSAPAKETPASSSEVPEAPEKPRDKSADKGSARKPATMVGALGESQGALWDE is encoded by the coding sequence ATGGCAGCGCGAGGAGTGTTCATCACCTTCGAAGGCGGCGACGGCTCGGGGAAGTCCACGCAGATCCAGTCGGTGCGCGACTGGTTCGAGAGCCGTGGCCGCGAGGTCATCGTCACCCGCGAGCCGGGCGGCACCGAGCTGGGCACGGAGATCCGTCGCCTCGTGCAAAACGGCCCCGAGGACGTCGACGCGCGCACGGAGGCACTCCTGTACGCGGCCGACCGCGCCTACCACGTCGCCACGGTCATCGCCCCCGCCCTCGAGCGCGGCGCGGTCGTGCTGGGGGACCGCTACATCGATTCCTCTCTGGCGTACCAGGGTGCGGCCCGCTCCCTCGGTGTGGACGAGATCGCCTCGCTGTCCGCGTGGGCGACCCGCGGCCTCTACCCTTCGCTGACGTTCCTCCTGGACCTGCCCCCGGAGGTCGGTGCGCGCCGCCGCACCGACGCCCCGGACCGCATGGAGCGCGAGTCCATGGACTTCCACGAGCGCGTGCGCCACGAGTACCTGCGCCTCGCGGACGCCGAGCCCGACCGCATCGTCGTCATCGACGCGGTGGGCACGGTCGACGAGGTCTTCTCCGAGATCCGCGGCGTCCTCGTCGAGCGCTTCGAGGGCGGCTCCGTCACGATCGACGAGGCCTCCGACTCCGTTTCCGCGCCGGCTAAGGAGACCCCGGCCTCGTCCTCTGAGGTTCCCGAGGCCCCCGAGAAGCCGCGCGACAAGAGCGCGGACAAGGGCAGCGCCCGCAAGCCCGCCACCATGGTGGGAGCCCTGGGCGAATCCCAGGGCGCGCTCTGGGATGAATGA
- a CDS encoding DNA polymerase III subunit delta' — protein sequence MMSVWSSLVGQDAAVAKLSEAAASARAIVASRGGARASDDARSMSHAWLITGPPGSGRSVAARAFAAALQCTGETVGCGQCAGCRTTMGRTNADVVFAATETSIINVETARSLVLQAQSSPSQGLWRVIVVEDADRLGESGANALLKAIEEPPEHTVWLLCAPSPEDMIATIRSRCRHLGLRIPTASAVADLLVREGVATPDVALEAARAAQSHIGLARALARDPQMRERRRAIITAPASVRSVGEAVMAADRLLETAKAQADAQVSERNAREKAELMRQLGMDEGESATKASRTMIRQLEEDQKRRSKRALTDAIDRALIDLLAIYRDVLMVQVGGNGELINTDLSDLVHQIAQDSTPRQTLARVDHIETARKRLVSNGNPLLVLEDMAISLRPQA from the coding sequence ATGATGAGCGTCTGGTCCTCGCTCGTCGGACAGGACGCGGCGGTCGCTAAGCTCAGCGAGGCCGCGGCGTCCGCCCGCGCGATCGTCGCCTCCCGAGGCGGCGCACGGGCCTCCGACGACGCGCGTTCCATGAGCCACGCCTGGCTCATCACCGGCCCTCCCGGGTCTGGTCGTTCCGTCGCAGCGCGCGCCTTCGCGGCCGCCCTGCAGTGTACGGGTGAGACCGTGGGGTGTGGCCAGTGCGCGGGATGCCGCACGACGATGGGCCGCACGAACGCCGACGTCGTTTTTGCGGCCACCGAGACCTCGATCATTAACGTGGAGACCGCGCGTTCCCTCGTGCTGCAGGCGCAGTCCTCGCCCTCCCAGGGGCTGTGGCGCGTCATCGTCGTCGAGGACGCGGACCGCCTCGGCGAGTCCGGCGCGAACGCCCTGCTCAAGGCCATCGAGGAGCCGCCCGAGCACACCGTGTGGCTGCTGTGCGCCCCCAGCCCCGAGGACATGATCGCCACGATCCGCTCGCGCTGCCGCCACCTCGGCCTGCGTATCCCCACAGCCAGTGCGGTCGCCGACCTGCTCGTGCGCGAGGGCGTGGCCACCCCCGATGTTGCCCTGGAGGCCGCGCGCGCCGCCCAGTCGCACATCGGCCTGGCCCGAGCGCTCGCCCGCGACCCCCAGATGCGCGAACGCCGCCGAGCCATCATCACCGCGCCCGCCTCCGTGCGCAGCGTCGGTGAGGCCGTCATGGCCGCCGACCGCCTCCTTGAGACCGCGAAAGCCCAAGCCGACGCGCAGGTCAGCGAACGAAACGCCCGCGAAAAGGCCGAACTGATGCGCCAGCTCGGCATGGACGAGGGTGAGAGCGCCACCAAGGCCTCGCGCACGATGATCCGCCAGCTCGAGGAGGACCAAAAGCGCCGCTCCAAGCGTGCCCTCACCGACGCGATCGACCGCGCCCTCATCGACCTGCTCGCGATCTACCGAGACGTTCTCATGGTCCAGGTGGGCGGGAACGGCGAACTCATCAACACGGACCTGTCCGACCTCGTGCACCAGATTGCCCAGGACTCCACGCCTCGTCAGACCCTCGCGCGCGTCGATCACATCGAGACCGCGCGCAAACGCCTCGTGTCAAACGGCAACCCCCTGCTGGTCCTGGAAGACATGGCGATTTCGCTGCGCCCCCAAGCCTGA
- a CDS encoding alpha/beta hydrolase has product MKTRSIAACAVAILAVVAIVLTVVGYYGTQRRGPAPSTTASATSAPIPVSAGSVQAYYDQAIEWGVCADGTFDTFQGVNSSDASEYQCAFLKAPLDWENPDGDQITLALAIHRSGAKEAPALFINPGGPGGAVVSSLPYYATQGIGEAVVNAYDIVALDPRGVGDSTPVFCTTDAERDERNAGEDEDVDTGDESPQSAVASAHEDAQEVAAGCREHSGSLYEHIDTVSAARDFDMVRAVLGQEKLNLLGYSYGTFLGATYAGLFPERVGRFVLDGALDPTLSVNEVSALQMRGLDASLQHWISDCTTQATCPMGRNLQEGIETVRSFLDSLEDNPMRTNDPNRPLTENLAVTALTGAMYNTQWWPQLTQAFGMAWQKSDGSGLLAIADTLNSRNPDGTYQDNSFDAINAINNLDYSPEGTIEEWAAQVETLKNELPILGKYVGYPSAGLEAWPTKHAPRSRITAQGAAPIVVIGTTHDPATPYSMAQGLSGQLASGVLVTVEGWNHTAYRRGANQCVTRAVEDYFVKGTVPADGLMCQ; this is encoded by the coding sequence ATGAAGACACGCTCCATTGCGGCCTGCGCCGTCGCAATCCTCGCCGTCGTCGCGATCGTCCTGACCGTCGTCGGCTACTACGGAACCCAACGCAGGGGACCAGCCCCCTCGACGACGGCCTCGGCCACGTCCGCGCCGATCCCCGTGTCCGCGGGCTCCGTGCAGGCCTACTATGATCAGGCGATCGAGTGGGGCGTGTGCGCCGACGGTACCTTCGACACGTTCCAGGGCGTGAACTCCTCGGATGCCAGCGAGTACCAGTGCGCCTTCCTGAAGGCCCCGCTGGACTGGGAGAACCCCGACGGAGACCAGATCACGCTCGCGCTCGCGATCCACCGCTCCGGCGCGAAGGAAGCTCCCGCACTGTTCATCAACCCGGGTGGCCCCGGCGGCGCCGTCGTCTCCTCCCTGCCGTACTACGCGACGCAGGGAATCGGCGAGGCCGTAGTCAACGCCTACGACATCGTGGCCCTCGATCCGCGTGGCGTCGGCGACTCGACCCCCGTGTTCTGCACGACCGACGCCGAGCGCGACGAGCGCAACGCCGGAGAGGACGAGGACGTCGATACCGGCGACGAGTCCCCGCAGTCCGCGGTCGCCTCTGCCCATGAGGACGCCCAAGAGGTCGCCGCGGGGTGCCGCGAACACTCTGGCAGCCTGTACGAGCACATCGACACCGTGAGCGCTGCCCGCGACTTCGACATGGTGCGCGCCGTCCTCGGCCAGGAAAAGCTCAACCTCCTCGGATACTCCTACGGCACCTTCCTCGGCGCCACCTACGCGGGCCTCTTCCCTGAGCGCGTCGGTCGCTTCGTGCTTGATGGTGCCCTCGACCCGACCCTCAGCGTCAACGAGGTCTCCGCCCTCCAGATGCGAGGCCTCGACGCCTCGCTCCAGCACTGGATCTCCGACTGCACCACCCAGGCCACCTGCCCGATGGGACGCAACCTCCAGGAAGGCATCGAGACCGTGCGCTCGTTCCTCGACTCCCTCGAGGATAACCCGATGCGCACGAACGACCCGAACCGTCCGCTCACCGAAAACCTGGCCGTCACCGCGCTCACCGGCGCCATGTACAACACCCAGTGGTGGCCCCAGCTCACCCAGGCCTTCGGCATGGCCTGGCAGAAGAGCGACGGCAGCGGCCTGCTCGCCATCGCTGACACGCTGAACTCGCGCAACCCCGACGGCACCTACCAGGACAATTCCTTCGACGCGATCAACGCGATCAACAACCTCGACTACTCGCCCGAAGGCACCATCGAGGAGTGGGCCGCCCAGGTGGAGACACTCAAGAACGAACTGCCGATCCTCGGCAAGTACGTGGGCTACCCGTCGGCCGGCCTCGAGGCGTGGCCCACGAAGCACGCGCCCCGCTCGCGCATCACCGCGCAGGGAGCCGCTCCCATTGTCGTCATCGGCACGACCCACGACCCGGCGACCCCCTACTCGATGGCTCAGGGCCTGTCGGGCCAGCTCGCCAGTGGTGTCCTCGTCACCGTCGAAGGCTGGAACCACACCGCCTACCGCCGCGGCGCCAACCAGTGCGTCACGCGCGCCGTCGAAGACTACTTCGTGAAGGGAACCGTGCCCGCCGACGGCCTCATGTGCCAGTAG
- a CDS encoding Dps family protein, with product MTVESTGFKASDVLAGNLQKVLTDVTALSLVGKQLHWNITGEGFRSLHLYLDAVVDIAREASDEIAERMRALQVVPNGLPEVVAQRNTLPTVPETIIKTTDAEELAVAAINATVGTMRDVHEKVDAEDSASADILNDYIRRFEQQAWFIRSQNGQA from the coding sequence ATGACCGTTGAGTCCACCGGCTTCAAGGCTTCCGACGTTCTCGCAGGCAACCTGCAGAAGGTCCTCACCGACGTGACCGCTCTGTCCCTCGTGGGCAAGCAGCTGCACTGGAACATCACCGGCGAGGGCTTCCGCTCGCTGCACCTCTACCTCGACGCGGTCGTGGACATCGCCCGCGAGGCCTCCGACGAGATCGCCGAGCGCATGCGCGCCCTCCAGGTCGTCCCCAACGGCCTGCCCGAGGTCGTCGCCCAGCGCAATACCCTGCCGACCGTCCCCGAGACGATCATCAAGACCACTGACGCCGAGGAGCTCGCCGTCGCCGCCATCAACGCGACCGTCGGCACCATGCGCGACGTGCACGAGAAGGTCGACGCCGAGGATTCCGCCTCCGCCGACATCCTCAACGACTACATCCGTCGCTTCGAGCAGCAGGCGTGGTTCATCCGTTCTCAGAACGGCCAGGCCTGA